The Methanobacterium petrolearium genome contains the following window.
CAATATCTGCTGGTGTGTTAGAGGAGGTGACAGTGGGGTTGTTGCTACCCCACCAATTATTGGTCGCATTTAAAAAACCAGCTAAATCTGAATAAACACCATATTGATTTCCGAATATCTGATTAAAGTGCATTTCGAAGTTAGATTCAAAGAAATAAACACCATAATTGTTGTTGGATATTATATTTCCATAGAGGTAGTTATTATTAGAACCCTCAATGTAAATTCCAAAACCCCTATTATTCGACACAATATTCCTAGAAATCAGATTGTCACGTGAATAAATCCAAATTCCAGCATAGTTGTTGGAAATATTGTTTCCAGTAATAGTATTGTTTTTTGAATATAAAAGTATGCCATTGCCGGTGTTATTCTGAATGTAATTGTTAAATATATTATTGTTTGTGGATAAACCACTAATGTAAAGTCCAATTCTGTTTCGAGTTATCTTATTTGATTGGATGGTGCAATTGCTTGCAGAATTCAGACGGATTCCAGACGAAGTAAAACTGGTGCCGCCAGTTATTGTGAATCCTTTAATGGTTGAACCACTGCCATTTGAATTTATTGTGAAAACTGATTTTGAAGCATCATAAGCCTGAATTGTAACGTTGCTGCTGTTAGACTGTAAATTCAATGTCTTGTTAACAATGATATTTTCTGTGTAGGTATAAGCAGAGCCATTATCATCGTTAACTATGATTATATCACCATTAGATGCATTATTAACCGCAGCTTGAATGCTGCTACCTGGATTAACAGTTAAATTAGCAGCTGAAACTGTTCCATTGAAGGAGATTATCATCAAAAATATACTTACTATAATCATATATAAATACTTTTTATTCATACTAACACCACAAATTCCTTTTAGAAGAACTACTATTTAATACTTTTTATTAAAAAATTAATAAACAATGGAATTGAAGGGGTGAAAATAGTTTTATCAAATTGCATTTTGGGACATATGTTATAATTAAGCTGTTTAAAATAGGTTTTATTTTAATATAATGATTATAAGAAGGAATATTGATAAAAAATGGGATGAATTAAAAATAAAAGGAAAAATAAGGAATAAAATGTAATTTTAAAAAGGGGGAAAATAAGGAAATGGAAGTACTTAAAAACTGCCATTTAGATAAATACCTGCCACAGTTATTTTTCCTGATTTAAAATTGCTTCAATTTTCTTTTCCATTTGTGGAAGTTCGTTGTAAATAACATTCCAAATTATATTCCATTCAACACCAGAATAGTGGTGAATGAGTTTATCCCGTAAACCTGCAGCTTTTTTCCATTCAATTTGTGGGTTGGCATTTTTAAATTCAATTGATATACTCTTTGAGACCTCACCTATAATCTCTAAACTCCTTGAAACTGCTCTTTGCAATACCGGATCCGATAAAAAATCTTCAAATTCTAATGATTTTGTCTGGTTTTCTACAAGGTGTATCTCATCTAGAATGTGGTATAGGAATACTTCATCTTTGTTCACACCATAACACCTCTTTTTCAACAGTAGGTTTCATATAATGGCTTAAACCTCCAGTTGTAACCAGATCAACTTTTTTATCCAGTAATTTTTCCAGGAAAAATATCAGCTCTATAAAATTATGATATGTGGCCTCATTAAATTCAACTAGAACATCAACATCACTTGATTCCTTCTCTTCCCCTCTGGCATAGGAGCCAAAAACTCCTATTTTGGTGACACTATATTTATTTTTAATTTCCTGTTCATGTGCCTTGATTAAGTCCAAAACCCTCATTATAACACCAGGATAACCTTTTTATATCTTCAGATCATTTATATGATGATGATGATGATTGATATTAAGTTTTTAGTAAGTCATCTCTACCCCAAATGGTTAATGTTTGGTTTTGTCATATGGACATTTATTTTGACTTGTAGTACTATCTGCAGTTGGGATATTAATAATACTAATGATTTTAACTAAGGGTTATATCTCGGAAAGGGATTTCCACTTTTTGTGAATTAAAAAAAGGAATAGTCTTAGAATAGTTAATAGTATATTTGATCGAGTAAAATAAAGGAAATTTGGAAGTATTATTAAATACTTCCCTCTAAATAAGTATCCGCCACAGCAGCCACACCTTCACCAATTTCCACATCCAGTCCCAGGCCTTGCATGGTCATTTCCAGGGCAGCGATGGTGCTTATTATTTCTCTGTGGGTTATGTTACCCATATGGCCGATACGGAAGACATTACCTTTAAGGTGGTCCTGACCTCCAGCCAGTTCAATCCTGTAACGTTCCCTCATGGTACCACGGAGTTCTTTGTCAGTTATTCCTTCAGGCATCCGGATTGAGGTCACGGTGTTACTGGCTGCTTCTTTCTGGGCGAATAATTCCAGTCCCAGGGCACTAACACCATTTCTGGTGGCTTCAGCTGCGAGTTTGTGTCTTTTAACCCTTTCTTCTAATCCTTCTTCCATGATCACTCTGAGGGCTTCCTGCATAGCATACATTAATGAAACTGCAGGGGTGTAGGGTGTTTCTGGTGGTACTGCGTCTCCACTCTTTTTGTATTTTTTCATGTTAAGGTAATAAGTCTGATTTTCTGTCTTATCCACTACATCCCAGGCATCATCACTGAGGGTGATGGCAGCCATACCTGGAGGCGCAGCCAGGCACTTCTGTGAACCGGTAACACAAATGTCAATTCCATAACCATCCACGAACACGTCATCCCCACCCAGGGATGACACAGTGTCCACGATGTACAGGGCGTCAAAATCCTCCATTATTTTACCCACCTGGTCTATGGGGTTGGCAACACCAGTGGATGTTTCATTATGTACAATGGTCACTGCCTTAATATCTTCTTCCTCTTCCAGGATGTAACGAACATCATCAGGGTTAACTGCATGTCCCCATTCAACTTCCAGTTGCACAGGAATTCCGCCGTGGGTTTCGGTTATCTGCATGAAACGTTGTCCGAATTTACCTCCCACAATATTTAACACACGGTCTCCCTTACTGATGGTGTTGGCCAGGGCGGCCTCCATTGCGGCTGTGCCGGAGCCAGTGATAAGGTAAGATTTGTTTTCAGTCTGGAATACATCAGACATCATCTGGTTGGTTTCAGTGAGAATTTCACCGAAAATAGCACTTCTATGGTTAACAATGTTCTCTGACATGGCCTTCAGGACCCTGGGGGCCACACGGGTGGGTCCGGGAATCATCAGTAAAGTTTCATCCATCTTTTTCAACTCCAATTAAAAAATTTCCTCCAAAGTATTATTATGTATATAATGGGATATACCTTATATATGGAACTGACCCTCTGGATGCAGTGGTACCAGCACATCCTGGAAGACTTCGGTTTTGTTCGGGAGGATGATGAACGCTCTGCAGAAATATTAAACAACATATTGGATGATATCGGGGCTTTAACACCACAAGATATCAAAATCAAGGATAAAGTCATTGTTTTCGGAGCAGGACCTTCTTTAAAACCCAATCTTGATGTTTTAAAGAGGATTAACCTAGATGAGTTCACCCTCATAGCTGCAGACGGGGCCACAACCGCCCTTTTAGAGGAAGGAATAAGCCCTGATGTCATAGTAACCGACCTGGACGGTCGGATAGATGACATTATATCTGCTAACCAGCAAGGAGCCTTGATGGTGGTCCATGCCCATGGAAATAACCTGGAACAAATTGAGAAATACACTCAAAAACTGATGAATGTCCTGGGAACCACTCAGAGTGTACCCCTTGCCAGTGTTTACAATTTTGGAGGATTCACTGATGGTGATCGTTGTGTTTTCCTGGCCATGGCCCTGGGGGCAAAGGTTATAATATTATCTGGCATGGACTTTGGGAAGATGGTAACCCATTATTCCAGACCAGACCAGGAAGATGGTCCAGCAGACCAGATAAAACAGAAAAAACTGAAATGGGCCAAAAAACTGGTCAGGTGGGCTGCAGTTAATTCTGAAGTGAAGTTTTTGAATATTTCACAGGGAGAACCTGTGGAATGTGTGGAAAATATTGATCCAGAGTTACTTGAAACCATAACGGGTTAATAAGTAAACATAACAAATATGATAATATCTATTAATTGAATTTAGTGGTGTGAAGAAATGCCAGATCGTGTTGAAGACATTTTAATGGGTGAAGAAACACTTTTCAAGGATATAACTGTGTTTAACCCGGATTATATTCCTGAAAATTTCCTTCATCGGGAATCTCAAATGGAAGCCTTGGCCCTTTGTCTTAGGCCTGCTTTGAAGGGGGGTAAACCAGTTAATAGTGTGGTGATAGGGTCTCCTGCCACGGGCAAAACCACAGCCATCCACAAAATCTTTGAAATGGTTGAAAGAAAGTCTCAAAAGGTGGCCACAGCTTATGTGAACTGTCAACTTTATAATACTCGTTTTAATATCTTCGCCCAGATATATAAGCAATTGTTCGGATTTCTCCCTGCAGGAACTGGAGTTCCCTTCTCCCGAATCTACGGGGAAATAATGAAGAAACTCTCCAACGAAAAAAAGGCACTGGTAGTTGCACTTGATGATGTGAATCATCTTTTCTACCATAAAAATGCTAATCAAATATTATATGACATTTTACGTGCCTACGAAGTCTTTCCAGGTGTCAGAACTGGAGTTTTTGCCATAATATCAGATATAGAATTCCGTTTCCTGCTGGATAAAAATGTTAGTTCGGTTTTCATCCCTCAGGAAGTGATGTTTCAAACCTACACCTGGCAGGAAATGAGGGATATACTAAATGAACGGGTTAAAAGTGGTTTTTATCCTTCAGTAGTGCCTGATGAGATCTTAGATGAAATAGTGGATGTTACCAGTTCAACTGGTGATCTACGTGTGGGTATTGATCTATTAAGGACCAGTGGGAATTTTGCAGAAGCAGATGCATCCAAAACCATTGCTAAAAAACATTTAGATAAAGCATTACACGATATAGGCTCTCAAAGCATTCAAAACACTCTGGATAACCTTTCTGCTGATGAAAGAGAGTTGTTAAGAGTGTTAGTTCAACGTGGTGATGATAATCCAACTGCAGGAGATCTGTACAATACTCTAAAGGAGTACCGGTCGTTGAGTTACGCTTCCTTTGACCGGGTTCTTAAGAAACTGGAATTTATGAGGATAATTGACACCAAATTCACTGGAAAGGGAAAACGTGGCAATTCACGGCTTATCCTGTTGCGTTTTGATTCTAAAGAACTGGGAAAATGGTTGGATTAAATTAATTCTAGATGTATTCAAATTAAGTTGAATATAACCAGATACAGAATATTATAAGTTTCCCAAATAAATCGAGGGATATCAAGGATTAACATAATGCTTCTAATTTTATCTCTACATGTTTTAGATGTCATCCTTAAAATAAACTGTTTATTCCTTCATACACTACAAACTCTTGGAAAACAGAAGAAGGGATAACATAAAGGTTACCCTGAGCATACTGGGACGATGCAGTTTCCATGAGAACTTTACGATTGGTTTGATTTTGGGCTTTATCTTTAAGACCATCCATAAGAGATTCTACAGCACTACCCCGTGACATGCCATTTTTATTCTGTTCTTCCCTTAAAAAGTCAATGGAATTACCAGTCACATAACCCTGACCCTCCACATAAACCGGGCCAACGGCCTGAATCAGGGCATCTATTGCTTCAGGTGTTACAATAACCACCAGATTAGTTTTTAAGCCAGTGTTATATTCAACAATTTCCTGGGCTATTTTAGCCCCTGCTTCAGTATCAGAACCCCACAAAGAATCATGCAAGTAATATTTATCTATACCATAACTTTTCATTTCAGAAGTGGGAGATAAAGTGGGATGTGACAATCCTCCGGGATAAACAGGGGTCATATTAACCAATTTTCCCTGGTTAACATTCACTACAAATGCCATATCAACCGCCCCCACACCGGGCCTCTGTTCAGAGGTATCCACACATAAAAGAAGTACGTTGTAGTTTCCCTCAAATTTTTCCTTTCCCTGAGTATAAAAGTAGGACACAATCAGAAATCCACTTATCAAGATTATGATTAATAGGATTATGGCAATTAATTTTTTTGACATGGTATCATCAGTTACTTTGTAAAATGTTTTATTACGTTAACAGTTACCTCTTATGATTTAAAAGGGCTAAAGGGTATATTATACTTCATCATATAAAAATAAACTACATTATGGTAAATTTTATTTAATAATCCTATGGTTAATATAAA
Protein-coding sequences here:
- a CDS encoding pyridoxal-phosphate-dependent aminotransferase family protein; protein product: MDETLLMIPGPTRVAPRVLKAMSENIVNHRSAIFGEILTETNQMMSDVFQTENKSYLITGSGTAAMEAALANTISKGDRVLNIVGGKFGQRFMQITETHGGIPVQLEVEWGHAVNPDDVRYILEEEEDIKAVTIVHNETSTGVANPIDQVGKIMEDFDALYIVDTVSSLGGDDVFVDGYGIDICVTGSQKCLAAPPGMAAITLSDDAWDVVDKTENQTYYLNMKKYKKSGDAVPPETPYTPAVSLMYAMQEALRVIMEEGLEERVKRHKLAAEATRNGVSALGLELFAQKEAASNTVTSIRMPEGITDKELRGTMRERYRIELAGGQDHLKGNVFRIGHMGNITHREIISTIAALEMTMQGLGLDVEIGEGVAAVADTYLEGSI
- a CDS encoding 6-hydroxymethylpterin diphosphokinase MptE-like protein gives rise to the protein MELTLWMQWYQHILEDFGFVREDDERSAEILNNILDDIGALTPQDIKIKDKVIVFGAGPSLKPNLDVLKRINLDEFTLIAADGATTALLEEGISPDVIVTDLDGRIDDIISANQQGALMVVHAHGNNLEQIEKYTQKLMNVLGTTQSVPLASVYNFGGFTDGDRCVFLAMALGAKVIILSGMDFGKMVTHYSRPDQEDGPADQIKQKKLKWAKKLVRWAAVNSEVKFLNISQGEPVECVENIDPELLETITG
- a CDS encoding DUF4012 domain-containing protein — translated: MSKKLIAIILLIIILISGFLIVSYFYTQGKEKFEGNYNVLLLCVDTSEQRPGVGAVDMAFVVNVNQGKLVNMTPVYPGGLSHPTLSPTSEMKSYGIDKYYLHDSLWGSDTEAGAKIAQEIVEYNTGLKTNLVVIVTPEAIDALIQAVGPVYVEGQGYVTGNSIDFLREEQNKNGMSRGSAVESLMDGLKDKAQNQTNRKVLMETASSQYAQGNLYVIPSSVFQEFVVYEGINSLF
- a CDS encoding ORC1-type DNA replication protein, with protein sequence MPDRVEDILMGEETLFKDITVFNPDYIPENFLHRESQMEALALCLRPALKGGKPVNSVVIGSPATGKTTAIHKIFEMVERKSQKVATAYVNCQLYNTRFNIFAQIYKQLFGFLPAGTGVPFSRIYGEIMKKLSNEKKALVVALDDVNHLFYHKNANQILYDILRAYEVFPGVRTGVFAIISDIEFRFLLDKNVSSVFIPQEVMFQTYTWQEMRDILNERVKSGFYPSVVPDEILDEIVDVTSSTGDLRVGIDLLRTSGNFAEADASKTIAKKHLDKALHDIGSQSIQNTLDNLSADERELLRVLVQRGDDNPTAGDLYNTLKEYRSLSYASFDRVLKKLEFMRIIDTKFTGKGKRGNSRLILLRFDSKELGKWLD
- a CDS encoding HepT-like ribonuclease domain-containing protein; amino-acid sequence: MNKDEVFLYHILDEIHLVENQTKSLEFEDFLSDPVLQRAVSRSLEIIGEVSKSISIEFKNANPQIEWKKAAGLRDKLIHHYSGVEWNIIWNVIYNELPQMEKKIEAILNQEK
- a CDS encoding nucleotidyltransferase family protein; amino-acid sequence: MRVLDLIKAHEQEIKNKYSVTKIGVFGSYARGEEKESSDVDVLVEFNEATYHNFIELIFFLEKLLDKKVDLVTTGGLSHYMKPTVEKEVLWCEQR